From the genome of Bombus pascuorum chromosome 2, iyBomPasc1.1, whole genome shotgun sequence, one region includes:
- the LOC132904591 gene encoding solute carrier family 53 member 1-like, translating into MKFAEHLSAHITPEWRKQYISYEEMKVMLYTAIEEAPSAESVVRDISIAPIESSDQTQILRMMGEEENVVLNRGKRKVGGKRQATSKEDKRALLKEETVDIDISNAS; encoded by the exons ATGAAGTTTGCAGAACATTTGTCTGCTCACATTACGCCTGAATGGCGTAAGCAATACATAAGCTacgag GAAATGAAGGTAATGCTCTATACTGCTATAGAAGAAGCGCCGTCAGCTGAAAGTGTTGTTCGTGATATTTCGATCGCACCGATAGAAAGTTCTGATCAAACGCAAATTTTGCGTATGAtgggtgaagaagaaaatgttgtACTCAATAGAGGTAAACGTAAAGTTGGTGGTAAACGACAAGCTACTAGTAAAGAAGACAAACGGGCAttgctgaaagaagaaacagttgatatagatatatcaaatgccagttaa